The genomic window ATCCTGCGAGCATTGCTGACCATGCCATCAAGTCCTTCGCTTCAATTATCTTGAAAACTTTAACAGCACCGTTAGTATTTCCTAACTTAACATAAGCATCTAAAAGTGCAGTTCCTACCGAAGATGACTTTTCATAATTAGTTTTGATAACTTCAGCATGCATTTCGGAAACGAAAACATCATGCTGCACAGTAAGGATCGCAGAATATGTAAAATGATTTGGTTTAACACCTTCCCTTCTCATTTGAGAAAACAAATTCACAGCCTTGTTAGTGCCACCATTCTGCAAGTAACCACTGATCATCGCAGTCCATGACACCACATTTTTACCTTCTTCCATCAACGAGAATAGACTAAACGAATCATCCATTTCATTGCACTTACTCAATGCTACCATGAGTGCAGTTATGACAATTTCGTTTGTGGTAAAACCACTCTTCAGAGCCTTACATTGCATCAATCTTACTAACACCAATTCTCTAAGGCTAGCACATGACTTAACAACACTAGCAAATGTCATATAAGTAGGTTTAACTCCTGCACATTGCATTTTactaaaaatttcaaaaacctCAAAATCTTGTCCATTTCTCACATGTCCTGCAATCATGCTATTCCAAGAAACCCAATCCTTGTTCTCCATTTTATCAAAAACATCTCTAGCATCTCTCAACATCCCTGCCCTTGAATACATACTAATCAGAGAATTGCACACAGGTATTGCATCCTCAAAACCATGCTTAACAACCATGGCATGAACCTGCAATCCTAAATCAACAGCACCCTCATTAACCAAAGCTGCAATTACAGTAGAAACAGTATACTGATTAGGAAAAAACCCCTCAAACTGCATCTGGCAGAACAATTCCCATACACAATCATATAATCCATTCCACGAATAACCCGCGAGCAACGAAGTCCAAGACACAACATTCCTCTCACCCATTTCATCAAAAACTCTCCTTCCATCATCAACAGACTCAGATTTCATATACATATCAACAAGTGAAGTTCCAACACTAACATGATACACAAGTCCAAATTTAACACATTGACAATGAACTTGCCTACCCATTTTCCCATCAAAGGAACTAGCACAAAGTTTGATAACACAAGACAATGTGGATTCATCAGGTTGTAAAGAAGAACGAAAAAGGGACACAAACAAATTGAGGGCTTCTTTGGTTTGATTATCGCGAGAGTAACGAAAGAGTAATTGGTTATGTTCTTTAAGGGTTGTTAGTCTCTGAGGAGTTTTATCAAACAGGTATTGTGCAATGTGAGGATCACATTCAGTGTAACATAATGGGGTTTTCTTGGTATTGATTGCAACGGAATAATAATGTTTAAGTCTGAGAATTGGGTTTATTGAAGTGTTGGTGAGTGTTCTTAAAGAGGGGTTTAGTTTCATGCTctttttgtttgataaaaatgttacAGTACTGTACTTTGGAAATTGAGACACAAAAAAATGGTGTTTGTTTTTGAAGTGAATCTGTGAATGTGATATAGTGTTGGGTTTTGCGGCGGAACAAGACAGAAAGTGACATGTGGAGTACTAAGTTGAAGTACGCACGTGTGTCACGTTCAATCTAAAAATATCTgttgaactatttttttatttatttttagaagaactatttatttatttattttacaagaactagtattttttttgtcaactagCTATCCACCTTAAAGTTGAAGAAGTGAAGTGTTTCGAATTGGAATCTATATATCTTtacaatgtccctaccaactgagctaaattcAAAAggacattatttttttatttttagaattaGAATATGTATATCTTTGCcgtaaaaaacaaatttgtataAAGCCTTGTCCAAGAGCTTGGATAGTATACATGATGTCTTAGGTCCGATCCTCATTGCTaactatataaacaaaaaagaatttgTATATCTTTCTCTCCTACTAATAagttttctattattttatcgaaaaatgaaaaaaatattaagtgaGTTGAAAAACTTTAGcgtaaaaattatatttagactcaaaatttatgaattttagcttcaagttagAACTAATTCTAAAGGTAAAATAAACTCTACTTCAGAGCAACCAACATGTCAAAGTTAATTTTGCATCTCTAGAATTAATTCTAAAGGTTCCAAACGTAGAACCAAATATAGACTATCTCTCCGATAAATGTCCATAGAAAAAAACCGCTCCGACAAATATAATCACTACGAAAAATCGTAAAACATTCTATCTAaaagatagaaaatattttgtcCTAGAAAGGAGTCTTTCGTATTTGTATTATAGTTAGACTTTGTCgataaaaaaagaagttaatgATTATATTGAACTTTGAATCGAAGAAAATCTTGGGCTTTTGCCCTCTTCATCATCAAAGAAaatctttgttttattttaagggttttttttacttaattattttagggttaatgttttgtttttccatttttccaTTTTACTTAATTATTTTAGGGTTAATGATTATAGTTAGACTTGTactaaataaatagtttatCATGGAATAatagtgatttgttcaaattctattggtgttccgcttatatatGGCACCTTTGCTTTGTAGTCCCTCTTTTACATGTCTCTGTTcatcttgtgcagagacctgattattaataataatatacttgcagttcaaaaaaaagaattgttggAATTCTGTTATGCTAtatagctgctatttgacaacactgacTTGGATTAGTTTCCACTTAGTTACATTCTTAACTATGTTTTGTGCAGGTTCGCATATGGAATATGAAATCTGTTAGTACGGACATGGAAAATTATGACCCTTCTGATAGGCTTCTTGCGACTCTGCGTGATCACTTTGGGTCTGTCAATTGTGTTAGGTGGGCTAAACATGGAAGGTTTGTTGCATCAGGGTCTGATGATCAGGCAA from Trifolium pratense cultivar HEN17-A07 linkage group LG1, ARS_RC_1.1, whole genome shotgun sequence includes these protein-coding regions:
- the LOC123906351 gene encoding pentatricopeptide repeat-containing protein At2g27610-like, whose amino-acid sequence is MKLNPSLRTLTNTSINPILRLKHYYSVAINTKKTPLCYTECDPHIAQYLFDKTPQRLTTLKEHNQLLFRYSRDNQTKEALNLFVSLFRSSLQPDESTLSCVIKLCASSFDGKMGRQVHCQCVKFGLVYHVSVGTSLVDMYMKSESVDDGRRVFDEMGERNVVSWTSLLAGYSWNGLYDCVWELFCQMQFEGFFPNQYTVSTVIAALVNEGAVDLGLQVHAMVVKHGFEDAIPVCNSLISMYSRAGMLRDARDVFDKMENKDWVSWNSMIAGHVRNGQDFEVFEIFSKMQCAGVKPTYMTFASVVKSCASLRELVLVRLMQCKALKSGFTTNEIVITALMVALSKCNEMDDSFSLFSLMEEGKNVVSWTAMISGYLQNGGTNKAVNLFSQMRREGVKPNHFTYSAILTVQHDVFVSEMHAEVIKTNYEKSSSVGTALLDAYVKLGNTNGAVKVFKIIEAKDLMAWSAMLAGYALTGETEEAAKIFHQLIKEGIKPNEFTFSSIINACASPTAASEQGKQFHAYAIKMRFHNALCVSSALVTMYAKRGNIDSAHEVFKRQKDRDLVSWNSMISGYSQHGQAKKALEVFDEMQKRNMEVDSVTFIGVITACTHAGLVEKGQKYFNSMINDHHINPTMKHYSCMIDLYSRAGMLEKAMDIINEMPFPPGATVWRTLLGAARVHRNIELGELAAEKLISLQPEDSAAYVLLSNMYAAAGNWQERTNVRKLMDKRKVKKEPGYSWIEVKNKTYSFLAGDLTHPLSNQIYSKLSELSIRLKDAGYQPDTNYVFHDIEDEQKETILSHHSERLAIAFGLIATPPEIPIQIVKNLRVCGDCHNYIKLVSLIEQRYIVVRDSNRFHHFKDGLCSCGDYW